One Alligator mississippiensis isolate rAllMis1 chromosome 1, rAllMis1, whole genome shotgun sequence genomic window carries:
- the CHAMP1 gene encoding chromosome alignment-maintaining phosphoprotein 1 yields MCSTVQAVTDHRKMDMLQILRKTSERLECDHCSFKGTDYENIQIHMGTIHPEYCDEMDAAGLGKLIFYQKSAKLFHCHKCFFTSKMYCNVYYHITAQHAVPEKWNEEQKDQVEAESESPKTTVTLEPQKSAVSSEPHKPDLSPGPPKSEPVVPPKLQKTSTSPEPPKPAPAASPEPPKPAPAASPEPPKPAPAASPEPLKPAPAVSPEPKKPAPAASPEPKKPVPSLSPELKKPAPSVSPELKKPAPTGSPEPLKPSPAGSPEPQKSAVTVSPEPRRHSPAVSPEPRRHSPAVSPEPRRHSPAVSPEPRRHSPAVSPEPRRHSPAVSPEPKKPTPAVSPEPRRYAPAVSPEPRRHVTQMRRPAPTASPEPRRPASSGSPEPWGPAPTVSPEPWRSTPVIPHELQKSSPSVSPWASKSALASPIEPRRSGPEPRRPGPVVSPEPRRPGPVVSPEPRRLVPDPWKSTSFSESQKSLVSSEPWKPISSVYPEGWKPVLSPDTWKPSPPVSPELRKPSHAVSSEVWKPSFFSEIRKPGPSVSPEPWKHAESRKSTFFPETQKSAPAVSPEVQKRAHFPEPRKRALFPESRKSVPAVSSEVQKRSFFTEPQTQVSAGSSEIQKHAVFAEAQKPAPVSPEIQKSAFFPEPQKLSAVSSEAQEHTCFPEPQKSAPVASPESQKHALFVECQKPVSSLSSETQKQALFADSQKSAPAVSPETQKHALSTEPHKPAPVVSSEVQKPPLSIEPLKPTPAVSSEVQKNAVFPDLHKPAPSVPSEPQSPSESGESDFLSQNLEDQKPLDDLVPQEEQPVLNKDPPEDALYSCPKKKLKKENQENSDSELNSSECAKTEMEMDSAEVKEQESNSDQEQFDAESSEYSKESKTEPATPIQPQCVLQFTEEKEAFISEEEIAKYMKRGKGKYYCKICCCRAMKKGAVLHHLVNKHNVQSPYKCKICGKAFLLESLLKNHVAAHGQSLLKCPRCNFESSFPRGFKKHLTHCQSRHSEEANKKHLDSLEPVEEQI; encoded by the coding sequence ATGTGTAGTACGGTGCAAGCTGTAACTGACCACAGAAAAATGGACATGTTGCAGATACTGCGTAAAACCTCAGAGCGTTTAGAGTGTGATCATTGCAGTTTTAAAGGGACAGACTATGAAAACATACAAATTCATATGGGTACCATCCACCCTGAGTATTGTGATGAAATGGATGCTGCTGGTTTAGGCAAACTTATATTTTATCAAAAAAGTGCAAAACTGTTCCATTGCCACAAGTGTTTTTTCACCAGCAAGATGTATTGCAATGTTTATTATCACATCACAGCACAACATGCAGTGCCTGAGAAGTGGAACGAAGAACAGAAAGATCAGGTAGAAGCAGAGTCAGAATCCCCGAAAACAACTGTCACACTGGAGCCACAGAAATCTGCTGTCTCCTCTGAACCACACAAGCCTGACCTTTCTCCTGGACCTCCAAAGTCTGAACCTGTTGTTCCCCCCAAGCTTCAGAAAACATCTACGTCCCCAGAGCCTCcaaagcctgccccagcagcttccCCAGAGCCTCCAAagcctgctccagcagcttccccagAGCCTCCAAagcctgctccagcagcttccccagAGCCTCTGAAGCCTGCCCCAGCTGTGTCTCCAGAGCCAAAGAAACCTGctccagctgcatctccagaGCCAAAGAAGCCTGTCCCCTCCTTGTCCCCTGAACTGaagaaacctgctccctctgtgtCCCCAGAACTGAAGAAACCTGCCCCAACTGGATCCCCTGAGCCACTGAAGCCttccccagctgggtccccagagCCACAGAAGTCTGCTGTGACTGTGTCCCCAGAGCCGCGCAGGCATTCTCCAGCCGTGTCTCCGGAGCCGCGCAGGCATTCTCCGGCCGTGTCTCCAGAGCCGCGCAGGCATTCTCCGGCCGTGTCTCCGGAGCCGCGCAGGCATTCTCCGGCCGTGTCTCCGGAGCCGCGCAGGCATTCTCCGGCCGTGTCCCCGGAGCCAAAGAAACCTACCCCAGCTGTGTCCCCTGAACCACGAAGGTATGCCCCAGCTGTGTCCCCTGAGCCAAGGAGACATGTTACTCAGATGCGAAGGCCAGCTCCTACTGCTTCCCCTGAGCCACGAAGGCCTGCTTCCTCAGGTTCTCCAGAGCCATGGGGACCTGCTCCCACAGTTTCTCCTGAGCCTTGGAGATCTACCCCAGTTATTCCACATGAGCTGCAGAAATCTTCCCCCAGTGTTTCACCTTGGGCCTCAAAATCTGCCTTGGCTTCACCCATAGAACCCCGCAGGTCTGGCCCAGAGCCCCGAAGGCCAGGCCCTGTTGTGTCGCCAGAGCCCCGACGGCCGGGCCCTGTTGTGTCCCCAGAACCTCGGAGGCTTGTTCCTGACCCTTGGAAATCTACATCCTTCTCGGAGTCTCAGAAATCTCTTGTATCTTCTGAGCCATGGAAACCCATCTCATCTGTTTACCCAGAAGGTTGGAAGCCTGTTCTTTCCCCTGATACATGGAAGCCTTCTCCTCCTGTTTCACCTGAGCTCCGAAAGCCTAGTCACGCTGTTTCCTCTGAAGTTTGGAAACCTTCCTTCTTTTCTGAGATCCGCAAACCTGGTCCCTCTGTTTCTCCTGAGCCTTGGAAACATGCCGAGTCCCGGAAGTCTACTTTCTTCCCTGAGACTCAGAAGTCTGCTCCTGCTGTTTCTCCTGAGGTACAGAAACGGGCCCACTTCCCTGAACCTCGTAAACGAGCTCTCTTTCCCGAGTCTCGAAAATCTGTTCCTGCTGTTTCGTCTGAGGTGCAGAAACGTTCTTTCTTCACTGAACCTCAGACACAGGTATCTGCTGGTTCCTCTGAAATACAGAAACATGCTGTCTTTGCTGAGGCCCAGAAACCTGCTCCTGTTTCTCCTGAAATCCAGAAGTCTGCCTTTTTCCCAGAGCCTCAGAAACTTTCTGCTGTTTCCTCTGAAGCCCAAGAACATACCTGTTTCCCAGAGCCTCAGAAATCTGCTCCTGTTGCTTCTCCAGAGAGCCAGAAACATGCCCTCTTCGTGGAGTGCCAGAAACCTGTGTCTTCTCTTTCGTCTGAGACCCAGAAGCAAGCTCTTTTTGCTGATTCTCAGAAATCTGCTCCTGCTGTTTCCCCTGAGACCCAGAAGCATGCCCTTTCCACTGAACCCCATAAACCTGCTCCTGTTGTTTCCTCTGAGGTACAGAAGCCTCCTCTGTCTATCGAACCCCTTAAACCTACCCCTGCTGTTTCCTCTGAGGTCCAGAAAAATGCTGTCTTCCCTGATCTCCATAAACCTGCTCCATCTGTTCCCTCTGAGCCTCAATCACCTAGTGAGTCTGGTGAAAGTGACTTCTTATCTCAGAATTTAGAAGATCAAAAACCACTGGATGATCTGGTGCCTCAAGAAGAGCAGCCAGTCTTAAATAAGGATCCTCCAGAAGATGCATTGTATTCATGTCCAAAGAAGAAGCTCAAGAAGGAGAATCAGGAGAACTCTGATTCTGAACTAAATAGTAGTGAATGTGCAAAAACAGAGATGGAGATGGATTCAGCGGAGGTAAAGGAACAAGAATCCAACAGTGATCAAGAACAATTTGATGCAGAATCATCTGAATACAGCAAAGAGAGCAAAACAGAACCAGCTACTCCCATTCAGCCACAGTGTGTACTGCAGTTTACAGAAGAGAAGGAAGCTTTCATTTCAGAGGAAGAAATAGCAAAATATATGAAGCGTGGAAAGGGAAAGTATTATTGCAAAATTTGTTGCTGTCGTGCAATGAAAAAAGGTGCTGTTTTGCATCATTTAGTGAACAAGCATAATGTTCAAAGTCCATATAAATGTAAAATATGTGGGAAAGCTTTTCTTTTGGAGTCTCTCCTTAAAAACCATGTTGCTGCTCATGGTCAGAGTTTGCTTAAATGTCCACGTTGTAATTTTGAATCGAGTTTTCCCCGAGGTTTTAAGAAACATTTAACCCATTGCCAAAGCCGTCATAGTGAAGAGGCAAATAAAAAACATTTGGACAGCCTTGAACCAGTTGAGGAACAAATttga